The following are from one region of the Candidatus Neomarinimicrobiota bacterium genome:
- the rplK gene encoding 50S ribosomal protein L11: MAKKIIGFIKLQLPAGQASPAPPVGPALGQHGVNIMEFCKAYNAKTQDQMGMIIPVEITVYADRSFSFATKTPPASILLLKAAKAEKGSGEPNREKVGMVTMQQIREIARIKLPDLNAGTEEAAVKMIAGTARSMGIVVED; this comes from the coding sequence GTGGCCAAGAAAATCATCGGTTTTATCAAATTGCAATTACCGGCTGGTCAGGCCTCACCAGCGCCGCCGGTGGGCCCCGCCCTGGGCCAGCACGGCGTTAATATTATGGAGTTCTGCAAGGCTTATAACGCCAAGACCCAGGATCAGATGGGGATGATCATTCCGGTGGAAATCACCGTCTATGCCGATCGGTCTTTCAGTTTTGCAACCAAAACACCTCCTGCATCGATTCTCCTGCTCAAGGCAGCTAAGGCTGAGAAGGGCTCAGGGGAACCCAACCGGGAGAAGGTGGGCATGGTAACCATGCAGCAGATTCGGGAAATTGCCCGGATCAAGCTGCCGGACTTGAATGCTGGGACCGAGGAGGCGGCGGTGAAGATGATTGCAGGTACCGCCCGTAGCATGGGTATCGTTGTGGAGGACTAG